Genomic window (Mobula hypostoma chromosome 25, sMobHyp1.1, whole genome shotgun sequence):
CACCCTACCAAGAGGAACCTCATTCTAGTTTGTGTTATGAGATGTGATTAATTTGGTAGCAGGTCCTGCTACTGGTTTTGAGTAACTCTGGGGATGGTCCAGATATGTCTGACGTTGAAGAAAGCTCAAGCATCATTTAGAAAAGAATGATTTTCCTGAGACAATGGAGGTTTTGGGAGAGCTTCAAAGGCAAGTTACTGAGAAACTGTTGCTCTGGCAGGAGAGACCAGGTCAGGGGCAGATGCTCAGTGGAAAGGCCAGTCTTTTATGGCTGAGGTGAGGGGAGATTTCTTTGTATAGAGGGTAATAGGAATTTTTTACTGTGGGATTACGTTTGCTCAGTTACTGAGTATATTCAAAGCCTTTTCTGGGCAAAGCGTTATGTGGGGTGAAAGGTGACAAGGGTTGAACTGAAAGGTGGAACAGACATTGGGGGAGAGCTTTTTGAATTGTTCTACTTCAATTTCTGTGTCCATGACGTTCATCACCTTCCAGTGCTTTTTCAAGATTCCCTTCTCTCCTGCACTTCAGCATTTTTAATGAAAGCTTGCAGCAGTCTGGATACTTTCCTTCACTTGACTCAACCAACAGACCCAGCTGTCCCTCCCAGCTTCCCGTAACGGTACTCAGGTCAAGGCTTCCCCGTGCAGAACATTGCAATGCCAATGCTACCTTCTTTGCTTTCTATCAATGCCATTGTACCTCTGGTTTTGAAGATATAGGCCTCCACTGCTTCAGCTGGAATAGGGAGTGCAGAAACTTAAGATTTTCTTGTGTCCATATCTCTGATATTTGGAAATGTAAGATATATGTCTTCATTGCTTTTGGAGATAATTGCCGATTGACTGAATATTCATATGTTTTGCCCTATCAGGCTGTTACTGAATACTCTGTGGTGAACATGATGCACATTAGGGAATGATTGCACTAATGATTTCACTTCTCCATAAGGTCGAGTGTGATACTCAATCATATACACATATAATTGCTGGTTTGTAGTTTGAGACTGAGTAATCCTTGCTGGTAACTGGTTTTCATCTTATGGACTCACTTCATTGTTAACTAATGGACTGAACCTGGCATCTCAAAAGTGGTTGTGAACTGGAACCAGAAAAATCAGGCAATGAACAAAATCTTCAGTTGAAGAACTTTTTTATTGAACATTTGTTCCAACAGTTTAGTAATACCTTCTTGCACATTACATACACAGAAAGAGATTTTGGTACTAAGCATTGAAACTACAGTAAGAGAGATAACACCTTTTTGTGAGAACTAGACTGTCAGACATACTTTGATCCTTCAaacttaaatattgaaataagCAAGATTTTACATAACAAAAGATTTTATATGGTGTGCGatataatctttcaaaaataaatGTTTTAGTACTGGAGGATAACAAAGGGAGATTATTAATATTTTTGAGAGATGTAATTTGATTCCAGGAAAATATGGGGcctgaaaaaaatcactgcaaTAGGAGTAGACTTATAGCAGCTTGTGCTCTGGCAATAAGAAGGACAGAGATGCCTAAATGGATATGGGCTGAGGCTGAATGTGGCTGAATGTTTTCAGGTTATGTCAAACTAGTGATTAATTATACCTAATTTAATGAGGGTAAGGAAGAAATGCCCATATGTCTACTACACCCAGTGACGTATCTGTGTCCAACAATGAAATATTGAATCAGGACTAATCTGTACTTTTGCAGGAAATTTACATGGTTCCAAAGCACAGTTAGTTCACCTGATACACTCAGTTGTGGCACGTCAAATGACAAGGCACAAACGAGAGAAGAAAGGTCAGTTTTAATAGTCAGCTGTTTTATGTGGCAAAGACAACCCATTATAATTTTCAACAGAGCATTTGGTCAAAGATTTCACTTCAGTCTTTGAATTCTTAGTCTGGAAAGAGAAGGAACCCACTGAAGACACTGTCATGATTTTCTTTCCCTACCAAGGCATTGTAATCTGTTGCTTCGAGCCAGACCTTGTCATTGGTTAACAAATGAAGGACAATGCCTCCTGAACTGACCTGTTCAAATTCCCCGTGACTGCAGAAGGCAGCTTTATTCAATCCATTCATCTTCATTATCATGCACAAGTCGTTATCTGAACTAGCATGGAAAACAAAGTAATAATGGCCCGTTATGTTACAGGTGAACACTCCTGTGCTGCTATCATAGTGGCCTTGGTCATTGGAGATGACTCTAGTGAACCTGATGGGGGAATCTCGAGGTGGGTATTCATGCCCACCTCTTTTAGCGGAGAAGGCCGATTTCAATGTGCTCTTATGATCTcctgatcttcccttctcccctttctctccaaCTGTACCAGGATCTCCGCTGTCACCACCTGGTCCTCTCCGTCCTCTTTTCCCGATTGGGCCTGGCATTCCTTGGTTACCTTTCTCACCATATTCACCACGAGCATTTACCGAACCTGGGAGCCCTTTCCAGAAAATAGATCAAGTTTATTTTTGAGAAGTGCAGTCCAGTTCGATTATGTGATATGTTCTGAGATTATTTTGCCATGTAATGAGATATTACATAAATATAAACCTTTCTTCTGATGGTCAAGGACTCACCCAGGTACTGAATAACACTTGTAAAGTTGTGATGAATGTTTGATAGGCAGTGAGGATTCTGTTATAGTGCCATCATTTTAAGGTGGGAGGAGTAAAGTTCGAAAGAGATACTTTTGCAAGTTTTTTACATGGAGATTGGTGGGTGTTTGAAATGTGCTACCGGATGTGGTGGTGGAAGCAATGTTTAAGAGCCATTTAGACAGGATCATGGATGGGATTGTGGCGGGATAGGGACCATGTACAGTTTAAATTTACATCACGGCCAGCATAAGCATGGtcgccaaagggcctattcttgtGCTGTGctctattgttctatgttctaagggtcttctgttttgtaattccaaaacatacATGACCCTAAATGACCTATAGAACAGGATCAAAGACTTTTATTGCACCATCTCCTTTACAAAGGACATGAGACAAGTCATGTATCAGTATCTGAGGTGAGAGTGCTCTGGGATGTCAGGAAATGGGTAAAGTCCTGACTACCCCCCTGAGTTTGGGTATGTCACTGGGAGGAATTAGGACAAATGGTTGTGTGGTAAGGTTCAAACAACCAGTTAATGTGGAAAAGTTAGGTGAGGAGTTAGTGGCAAGAGTCAGGGGGAAGAGTGTTTGACAGACAAAAGGTGATGGAAATGGCATGAACGGTGTTGGGCAGAGGGAAACTGAGGGAGGGCTCTAGTCAAATATATTTCACTCACAGGAACTCCCAGCCACACAGGCAGGAGTAATCCTTAACCAATGACAAAACAGATCTCAAGCATGTTGCTTCTATGTAAGGGAGCCTTAATATCTGTGGCCTGGTGCTGATTGTGTCTGTCCTTCTGGGGAAACCTAGATCAATCAACAAGTGCAGGACCCTTGTATATATGATGTACGTGGATGATTTGGCTCAGGCTGTTGGAGAGCTCATcagtaactttgcagatgacacaaatgttgtgGAGGGTGGGCAGCACTTTGACAGTGATGTGTTGGTGAGATGGGCTAAGAGATGGCAGACAGTTTTTCACCATGGCAGACTGCAACACACCTCGTGAACGGCAAGGCCATAGGGAGTACTGAAGGTTTCATCGCAGGCAGGTAGTTTGGTTTATAAGGCACATGGGATCATCACTGTCCTTGGTCAGgcattgaatacaagagcagcgaGACTCTGCTCCAAATTTGTGAAACTTTGGTCAGACCTCAGCTGTGTACAGTATTATCACCACACTAAAGTGAACCTAGATTAGTGCTGGTGAGGGTgcaaaggatgttgcctggcatgaagtgtttcagttatgaggagggGGCTGGAGAGGCTAGGTTTGTTTTCCTTGCAGTAGAGCAGGTTAAGAGAGGACTTAGAGATGGGTGAAATAAAAGGGAATTGATTTAGGATCAGGAATAAGAGATTGTGAGAGGGTCAGAGGGGTTtcgttttcacccagagaatggtttAACCCTGGAACATGTTGCCAAAGAGAGGAGTGGAAACAGTCACTGACAACACTGAAGAAGTATCTAAGTGACCATTTAAAAGACTGTGGATTAGTGTCCATCTCTAGGATTATTATGATGTTTGGTGCTGATGAGACGAAGAGTCTGTTTTCATGCAGTATGGCTCTGTGGATCTGACCAGCAGGAAATTTTCAAGCATGCAGATCAGTTCAGTTATGCTTTGGTGCTAATATTTTATTAAAATCAAATTGACCTGAGTAATTGGGGGCCACACAGTTCAATGTCTTCCCACCTGGTGCTTCTGCAGTGCTTTAGCACCAGACTTGTTTAAAGCCTGGTTGGAATGAAGCTCAGGTCACCCTGTGCTAACAGTAAAAGataaaaaaatagtgagaaaGGAAGGgagtctacagcagcagaacaggGCCCATGGCTGAATGACAGTAAGTGTGGCTGCGCTGCATTGGGGACGTTTGTAGCATGTCCAATCAGATCTTGTTCCTGTTTTAGAAATGCTGAAGGCCAGACGGCATTCCCAAGGAATGGAGGGTATGGAATCTGGTCTGATCTCTGTGGCACTGTTGAATAGAGtatctgtgggaaaaaaaatcctgAGAGTTGAACAGTAACTTTGAAGAATTGTTTCAACTTACGTAGTGGTGACAAGAGTGACTGACATGAGAAAAACCAGGACCAGGAATTATATGCGGATTAATCTGGGACTGTCCACTCCAGACATTGAAATAAATTGATATTAATATTCCAGGTACATTTGTCTACTCCAGAACGACtgggatgttggaaatctaataAAAATACATGTGTAAGTTGATAATTGCAGCTTCAGAAAGCTAGGAAATTCTGATCTCTGCATCTTTGTTGCCTGGACTGAACAGACTGTTTCAGGTCTctaaaattcagaatcagattcagatttttattacatgtacatatgtatgtgtgtgtgagtgtgcttgtGCTATGGAATATATGTGTGAGGTATAGGGAGTGGGCTGTGCAGCATTGAGGATGGGGAAGAAAGTGGAGATTGTGATGTTGGGGTGTGGAGTGTGATGATTTTATTGTGGGGAGTATATACAGTAGGTCGTGCAGTGCGAGGGAAGCAGTATGAATGTGGGATGTGTTGAGAATGGGTGTGAAGTGTAGGCAAAGGGTATGGGTATGGTTTGGTCAGTGTGGGATGTGGGTgtggattggacagtgtggggtgtgggtgtgagatggacagtgtggagtaTGTACTGTGCATTGGTCAGTATGGGGTGTGGTTGTGGTTTGGTCAGTGGGGTGTGTGTACGAATTGGTCAGTGTGGGTTGTGGTTGTGGTTTGGTCAGTGGGGTGTGTGTACGAATTGGTCAGTGTGGATTGTGCGTGTGGTTTAGTTAGTGCGGGGTGTGTTTGTGAAtttgtcagtgaggggtgtggttgTGGTTTGATCAGTGTGAGGTGTGGGTTGGACAGTTTGGGTTGTGGCTCTTGGTGTGAATTGGTGAGTGTGGGGGGTAGGTATGGATTGATCAGTATGGGGTGTGGTTGTGGATTGGACAGTGTAGTGTGTGGGTATAGTTTGGTTAGTGTGTGGTATGGCTGTGGTTTGGTCAGTATGGGATGTGGGTGTTGAttggtcagtgtggggtgtgggtatGGATTCGACAGTGGGATGTGGAGCATGGTTTGGTCAGTGGGGTGTGGATGTGATttggtcagtgtggggtgtgggtgtggTTTGGACAGTGTGGGTTGTGGGTGTAGTttggtcagtgtggggtgtgggtgggaattggtcagtgtggggtgtgggtatagtttggtcagtgtgtggtgtggctGTGGTTTGGTCAGTATGGGATGTGGGTGTTGGGTAGTCAGTGTGGGGTATGGGTTGGTTTGGTCAGGGTGGGGTGTGAGTAGGAATtggacagtgtgtggtgtggctGTAGTTtggacagtgtgtggtgtggctGTGGTATGGTCAGTGTAGGGTGTGGGTTGGTTTGGTTagtgtggggtgtgggtgggAATtggacagtgtgtggtgtgggtgTTGGGAtagtcagtgtggggtgtggctGTGGTttggtcagtgtggggtgtggctATGGTTTGGACAGTGTGTGGTAAGGGTGCTGGGAtagtcagtgtggggtgtgggttgCTTTGGTTAGTGCGGGGTGTGGCTGCGGTTtggacagtgtgtggtgtggctGTGGTTTGGTCAGTGTGTGGTAAGGGTGCTGGGAtagtcagtgtggggtgtgggtgtggattggtcagtgtggggtgtggctGTGGTTTGGACAGTTTGGGGTGTGGCTGTGGTTTGGTCAGTGTGGGGTGGGTGTTGGGAtagtcagtgtggggtgtgggttaGTTTGGTTAGTGCGGGGTATGGCTGTGGTTTGGACAGTATGGAGTGGGTGTGGATTGGACAGTATGGAGTGTGGGTGTGGATTAGTCAGTCTGTGGTTTGGTCAGCGTGGGATTTGAGTATAGAttggtcagtgtggggtgtgcaTGTAGTTTGGTTAACGTGCGGTGTGTTTGTGAAAATGTCAGTGTGTGGGGTGGGTGTGGAAGTTGAGGCTGTGGATTGTAAGGTGTGAGGTGTGTATTATGAGGTTTGAGGTTTGGGGTTTTGGCTGTGAGGTGTGAGTTGTGTGGTGTCAGGTGTGAGGTATGAGGTGTGAAGTTTGAGGTATGAGATTTTAGGTGTGAGTTATGAGGTGTGAGGTTTGAGTTACGAGCTTTGAATTATGAGGTGTGAAGTGTGAGTTGTGGGATGTCAGGTGTGAGGTATGAGGTATTAGCTGTGAGGTTTGAGGTATGGGGTTTTAGATATGAGTTATGAGCTTTGAGGTATGGGATTTTAGGTGTGAGTTATGAGGTGTGAGGTATGAGTTATGAGGTGTGAAGTGTGAGGTATTATTTGTGAGTTGTGTGGTGTCAGGTGTGAGGTATGAGGTGTGAGCTGTGAGATTTGAGGTATGGGGTTTTAGTTGTGAGTTATGAGGTGGGAGGTGCAAGGTGTGATGTGTAGGTCTGGGGTGCTGAGTGAGGATGTTGGTTGTATGTATTTTGAATTGTGTGAGTTCTGGGATATTGGGTATGTGCTGTGTGGTGGTGTTTGTGAAGTTTTCACTTTTCCCCTCTCTACATCATTGAAGCATGTAAATACTGACATCAGGATGGTGCTGGTGGTCCTGGAGAGTAAGGTGAATTTTCATGTACGTGAACAAAGACACAGATGTAAACCTGTGTTTGTAATTTTACAGCATATGATGTGAGCTCCATCTCTCTCCTGCTGTGTTTTATGTggatccttaaggttgttatagctggtgTGGGGCAGTGTGGTGGTTGGGTtaaactcccactacctgttaaatgctcccaatggttgCATCTCaattagcctctgacaaccaagttcagctcctggcccTCACGTgcagcccagcagaaccatttctattgaTGGGAGAAGTGGCAGAGACAGTTTACTAgtgtcttaaaaccagttgcttaaAACCTCATCAactgtggttgacagctcatttAAGAGGAGGAATGCTccaatctcaaacctccactgctttgctgttATACCCTCTCATAgggaaggtttcaggagtaaaccctgaagaaAATTCTGGAGTTAGAGTCCTTACATTGAGCAACAACTCTCTTGATGttgctgatgccaaactgtaatgGTTTCTGCTGCTTGTTTTGGTTCATCTGCTGCATGGAGGTGGGGAGCCTGCTaaatggacaacagcttgctctccatgtcataGTACCCTGGCTGGTGTATCATATTCTATAGACTGGGACGCAACATCAATGATCAACTCCGACCATTGGAAGGGACTCATGGGATGAATTCTCTGTAATGACATACCCAACCCAGAGAGGTTTCATTATTTCACATTTTACCTGGttctccttttgctccttttGGACCATCTCTGCCATCTCTGCCAGGCATTCCTGGTACTCCATGAGACCCAGGTATCCCAGGAATTCCTGAATTTGTTTCTGAACTAGATACCAACAATCCCAGCAGTACCAACAGCAGCATCAGCGTAATACAGCTGGATTCCATGTTGTATTGTCTAAAGTTGGATGAGATCAAGAAACCTCAAGAGGTGAAAGAACTTACTGCACAATTATCAAAAATCATAGCatgaaaatcaattcaattcaagtttaat
Coding sequences:
- the LOC134337999 gene encoding complement C1q subcomponent subunit C-like, which codes for MESSCITLMLLLVLLGLLVSSSETNSGIPGIPGSHGVPGMPGRDGRDGPKGAKGEPGLPGSVNARGEYGEKGNQGMPGPIGKRGRRGPGGDSGDPGTVGEKGEKGRSGDHKSTLKSAFSAKRGGHEYPPRDSPIRFTRVISNDQGHYDSSTGVFTCNITGHYYFVFHASSDNDLCMIMKMNGLNKAAFCSHGEFEQVSSGGIVLHLLTNDKVWLEATDYNALVGKENHDSVFSGFLLFPD